In the Sus scrofa isolate TJ Tabasco breed Duroc chromosome 6, Sscrofa11.1, whole genome shotgun sequence genome, one interval contains:
- the ZNF574 gene encoding LOW QUALITY PROTEIN: zinc finger protein 574 (The sequence of the model RefSeq protein was modified relative to this genomic sequence to represent the inferred CDS: inserted 2 bases in 2 codons): MGAQGLAAIMTEESEETVLYIEHRYVCSECNQLYGSLEEVLMHQNSHVPQQHFELVGVADPGVTVATEAASGTGLYQTLVQESQYQCLECGQLLMSPSQLLEHQELHLKMMAPQEAVPAEPPPKAPPLSSSTIHYECVDCKALFASQELWLSHRQTHLRXTPTKPPAPVVLGSPVVLGSPVGQARVAVEHSYRKAEEGGEGAAVPSAAATTTEVVTEVELLLYKCSECSQLFQLPADFLEHQATHFPAPAPESEEPALQQQETLTPSPADVPGSQPDPLPSSDHSYELRNGEAVGRDRRGRKARRNNSGEPGGAATQELFCSACDQLFLSPHQLQQHLRSHREGVFKCPLCSRVFPSPSSLDQHLGDHSSESHFLCVDCGLAFGTEALLLAHRRAHTPNPLHSCPCGKTFVNLTKFLYHRRTHGVGGVPLPTTPVPPEEPVVGFPEPAPAETGEPEAPEPPAAEESSAGPATPGTYRCLLCSREFGKALQLTRHQRFVHRLERRHKCGICGKMFKKKSHVRNHLRTHTGERPFPCPDCSKPFNSPANLARHRLTHTGERPYRCGDCGKAFTQSSTLRQHRLVHAQHFPYRCQECGVRFHRPYRLLMHRYHHTGEXPYKCRECPRSFLLRRLLEVHQLVAHAGRQPHRCSSCGAAFPSSLRLREHRCAAAAAQAPRRFECGTCGKKVGSAARLQAHEAAHAAAGPGEVLAKEPPAPRAPRAARAPVASPTTLGGTATAAPAAPARRRGLECSECKKLFSTETSLQVHRRIHTGERPYPCPDCGKAFRQSTHLKDHRRLHTGERPFACEVCGKAFAISMRLAEHRRIHTGERPYSCPDCGKSYRSFSNLWKHRKTHQQQHQAAVRQQLAEAEAAVGLAVMETAVEALPLVEAIEIYPLAEAEGVQISG, encoded by the exons cccagggtcTTGCCGCCATCATGACTGAGGAGTCAGAAGAAACGGTCCTGTACATTGAGCACCGCTATGTCTGTTCTGAGTGCAACCAGCTCTATGGATCCCTGGAGGAGGTGCTCATGCATCAGAACTCCCATGTGCCCCAGCAGCACTTTGAGTTGGTGGGTGTGGCCGACCCTGGAGTCACTGTGGCCACAGAGGCAGCTTCTGGCACCGGCCTCTATCAGACCCTGGTGCAGGAGAGCCAGTACCAGTGCCTGGAGTGTGGGCAGCTGTTGATGTCACCCAGCCAGCTCCTGGAGCATCAGGAGCTACACCTGAAGATGATGGCACCCCAGGAGGCAGTGCCCGCTGAGCCACCACCCAAGGCGCCCCCCCTGAGCTCCAGTACTATCCACTATGAGTGTGTGGATTGCAAGGCTCTCTTTGCCAGCCAGGAGCTCTGGCTGAGCCACCGGCAGACGCACCTCC CCACTCCCACTAAGCCTCCAGCTCCAGTTGTCCTGGGGTCCCCAGTTGTCCTGGGGTCCCCTGTGGGCCAGGCCCGTGTGGCTGTGGAGCACTCGTACCGCAAGGCAgaggaaggtggggaaggggcagctgtaccctctgctgctgccaccaccactgaGGTGGTGACTGAGGTGGAGCTGCTTCTCTACAAGTGTTCTGAGTGTTCCCAGCTCTTCCAGCTGCCAGCTGACTTCCTGGAGCACCAGGCCACCCACttccctgctcctgccccagAGTCTGAGGAGCCTGCCTTGCAGCAGCAGGAGACTCTGACCCCATCACCTGCAGACGTGCCTGGGTCTCAGCCTGATCCCCTGCCGTCCTCTGACCACAGTTATGAGCTGCGCAATGGTGAAGCCGTCGGGCGCGATCGCAGGGGGCGCAAGGCGCGGAGGAACAACAGTGGAGAGCCAGGCGGAGCAGCCACCCAGGAGCTCTTTTGCTCAGCCTGTGACCAGCTCTTTCTTTCCCCTCACCAGCTACAGCAGCACCTGCGGAGTCACCGAGAGGGTGTCTTTAAGTGCCCCCTGTGTAGTCGTGTCTTCCCCAGCCCTTCCAGTCTGGACCAGCACCTTGGAGACCACAGCAGTGAGTCTCACTTCCTGTGTGTGGACTGTGGCCTGGCCTTTGGCACAGAGGCCCTCCTCCTGGCCCATCGGCGAGCCCACACCCCAAACCCTCTGCATTCGTGTCCCTGTGGAAAGACCTTTGTCAACCTTACCAAGTTCCTTTATCACCGGCGTACCCATGGGGTTGGGGGTGTCCCTCTGCCCACAACACCAGTCCCACCAGAGGAGCCTGTCGTCGGCTTCCCAGAGCCAGCTCCGGCAGAGACTGGAGAGCCAGAGGCCCCAGAGCCCCCTGCTGCTGAGGAGAGCTCGGCAGGGCCCGCCACCCCAGGCACCTACCGCTGCCTCCTGTGCAGCCGTGAATTTGGCAAGGCGTTGCAGCTGACCCGGCACCAGCGTTTTGTGCACCGACTGGAACGCCGCCATAAGTGTGGCATTTGTGGCAAGATGTTCAAGAAGAAGTCTCATGTGCGGAACCACCTGCGCACGCACACAGGTGAACGGCCCTTCCCCTGCCCAGACTGCTCCAAGCCCTTCAACTCACCTGCCAACCTGGCCCGCCACCGGCTCACGCACACAGGGGAGCGGCCCTACCGGTGTGGGGACTGCGGCAAGGCCTTCACACAGAGCTCCACGCTGAGGCAGCACCGCCTGGTGCACGCCCAGCACTTCCCCTACCGCTGCCAGGAGTGCGGCGTGCGTTTTCACCGCCCCTACCGCCTACTCATGCACCGCTATCACCACACGGGCG TACCCTACAAGTGTCGCGAGTGCCCCCGCTCCTTCTTGCTGCGCCGGCTGCTGGAGGTGCACCAGCTCGTGGCCCATGCCGGGCGCCAGCCTCACCGCTGCTCCTCCTGTGGTGCTGCTTTCCCTTCCTCACTGCGGCTCCGTGAGCACCGCTGTGCGGCTGCTGCTGCCCAGGCCCCACGGCGCTTTGAGTGTGGCACCTGTGGCAAGAAAGTGGGCTCGGCTGCTCGGCTGCAGGCACATGAGGCCGCCCATGCAGCTGCTGGGCCTGGAGAGGTCCTGGCTaaggagcccccagcccctcggGCCCCGCGGGCTGCTCGCGCACCAGTCGCATCCCCGACAACCCTTGGAGGCACGGCCACTGCAGCCCCTGCGGCCCCTGCCCGACGCCGGGGCCTGGAGTGCAGCGAGTGCAAGAAGCTCTTCAGCACAGAGACGTCGCTGCAGGTACACCGGCGCATCCACACAGGCGAGCGGCCGTACCCATGTCCAGACTGTGGCAAGGCCTTCCGCCAGAGTACCCACCTGAAGGACCACCGGCGTCTGCACACCGGGGAGCGGCCATTTGCCTGTGAAGTGTGTGGCAAGGCCTTTGCCATCTCTATGCGCCTGGCAGAACATCGCCGCATTCACACGGGCGAACGGCCCTACTCTTGTCCCGACTGTGGCAAGAGCTACCGCTCCTTCTCCAACCTATGGAAGCACCGCAAGAcccaccagcagcagcatcagGCAGCTGTGCGGCAGCagctggcagaggcagaggctgctGTCGGCCTGGCTGTGATGGAGACTGCAGTGGAGGCTCTGCCCCTAGTGGAGGCCATTGAGATCTACCCGCTGGCTGAGGCTGAGGGGGTCCAGATCAGCGGCTGA